In one window of Acanthopagrus latus isolate v.2019 chromosome 15, fAcaLat1.1, whole genome shotgun sequence DNA:
- the zbtb18 gene encoding zinc finger and BTB domain-containing protein 18 isoform X1, producing the protein MHTAAGYEDGRMEFPDHSRHLLQCLSEQRHQGFLCDSTVLVGDAQFRAHRAVLASCSMYFHLFYKDQLDKRDVVHLNSDIVTAPAFSLLLEFMYEGKLQFQDLPVEDVLAAASYLHMYDIVKVCKKRLKQKATAEADSTRREEDGGSSCSDKADSLSDGSTGRPATADLLHSDEEEEAKAEGGPLWLRLPSADRSGTPAMATTSPGRGEAEMQTGEGLGEGGKLLSPAGSPTSSTGSLSQRSHCSVSSRGGHRGRRVSNDAADCVLDLSVKPIASSNHSNHHQSYFSGAATPDSLQSPLAVRVKVERGVASDEEEELGGGDYDMEHSGITKATVPSTNGGLTHHGVGGPLSAQRRLGLEAHLSALREASLASELERDEKPSATGDDEDILGGENERAQAEAASMDSSLLPYVSNMLSAPHTQIFMCPLCNKVFPSPHILQLHLSSHFREQEGIRSKPAGDVNVPTCTICSKTFSCMYTLKRHERTHSGEKPYTCTTCGKSFQYSHNLSRHAVVHTREKPHACKWCERRFTQSGDLYRHIRKFHCELVNSLSVKSEPLALPNVRDWAIEDSSQELWK; encoded by the exons ATGCATACTGCTGCAG gttatGAGGACGGCAGGATGGAGTTCCCAGACCACAGCAGacatttacttcagtgtctGAGCGAGCAGCGGCACCAGGGCTTCCTGTGCGACTCCACGGTGCTAGTGGGCGATGCCCAGTTCCGGGCCCACCGTGCTGTGTTGGCCTCCTGCAGCATGTACTTTCACCTCTTCTACAAGGACCAGCTGGACAAAAGAGACGTGGTGCACCTCAACAGTGACATCGTCACAGCCCCGGCCTTCTCCCTGCTCCTGGAGTTCATGTATGAGGGCAAGCTGCAGTTCCAGGACCTTCCCGTAGAGGATGTGCTGGCAGCGGCCAGCTACTTACACATGTATGACATTGTCAAGGTGTGTAAGAAACGTTTGAAGCAGAAGGCCACGGCGGAGGCAGACAGCACGCGCAGAGAGGAAGATGGTGGGTCGAGCTGCTCCGATAAGGCTGATAGTTTATCAGATGGTTCTACAGGCCGGCCTGCTACAGCGGACCTGCTACatagtgatgaagaggaggaggcaaaggcagagggagggccgctgtggctgaggctgccGTCTGCAGACAGATCAGGGACACCTGCCATGGCTACAACCAGCCCAGGGCGCGGCGAGGCCGAGATGCAGACTGGGGAAGGTCTGGGGGAAGGAGGGAAGCTGCTCTCCCCGGCTGGCAGCCCCACCAGCTCCACTGGATCCCTCTCACAGAGGTCCCACTGCTCCGTGAGCTCTCGAGGAGGGCACAGGGGCAGGAGGGTGTCAAATGATGCAGCTGACTGCGTCCTGGATCTGTCAGTCAAGCCAATTGCCAGTAGCAACCACAGTAACCACCACCAGTCCTATTTCAGCGGGGCAGCTACACCCGACAGCCTCCAGAGCCCATTGGCTGTGAGGGTAAAGGTGGAGAGGGGTGTGGCTTcagacgaggaagaggagcttGGAGGTGGGGACTATGACATGGAGCACAGCGGCATCACCAAGGCGACTGTTCCCAGCACCAACGGGGGCCTGACCCACCACGGGGTCGGAGGGCCTCTGTCGGCCCAGCGGAGGCTCGGCCTGGAGGCGCACCTGTCTGCTCTGCGAGAGGCCTCTCTGGCCTCAGAGCTGGAGCGGGACGAGAAGCCTTCAGCCACGGGAGATGACGAGGACATACTGGGGGGTGAAAACGAGCGCGCCCAGGCTGAGGCAGCCAGCATGGATAGTTCCTTGCTACCCTACGTCTCCAACATGCTGTCAGCGCCACACACCCAGATCTTCATGTGCCCGCTGTGTAACAAGGTTTTCCCCTCCCCACacatcctccagctccacctcagctcccaCTTCAGGGAGCAGGAGGGCATCCGCTCCAAGCCCGCTGGAGACGTCAACGTGCCCACCTGCACCATCTGCAGCAAGACCTTCTCCTGCATGTACACGCTGAAGCGCCATGAGCGGACACACTCCGGTGAGAAACCCTACACCTGCACCACCTGCGGCAAGAGCTTCCAATACTCACACAACCTCAGCCGCCACGCAGTGGTGCACACGCGTGAGAAGCCGCACGCTTGCAAGTGGTGCGAGCGGCGCTTCACGCAGTCCGGGGACCTCTACCGACACATTCGCAAGTTCCATTGCGAACTGGTCAACTCGCTGTCAGTGAAGAGCGAACCGCTGGCACTGCCTAATGTCAGGGATTGGGCAATTGAGGACAGTTCCCAGGAACTGTGGAAGTAG
- the zbtb18 gene encoding zinc finger and BTB domain-containing protein 18 isoform X2, with protein sequence MYFLRQDKSTRLTGYEDGRMEFPDHSRHLLQCLSEQRHQGFLCDSTVLVGDAQFRAHRAVLASCSMYFHLFYKDQLDKRDVVHLNSDIVTAPAFSLLLEFMYEGKLQFQDLPVEDVLAAASYLHMYDIVKVCKKRLKQKATAEADSTRREEDGGSSCSDKADSLSDGSTGRPATADLLHSDEEEEAKAEGGPLWLRLPSADRSGTPAMATTSPGRGEAEMQTGEGLGEGGKLLSPAGSPTSSTGSLSQRSHCSVSSRGGHRGRRVSNDAADCVLDLSVKPIASSNHSNHHQSYFSGAATPDSLQSPLAVRVKVERGVASDEEEELGGGDYDMEHSGITKATVPSTNGGLTHHGVGGPLSAQRRLGLEAHLSALREASLASELERDEKPSATGDDEDILGGENERAQAEAASMDSSLLPYVSNMLSAPHTQIFMCPLCNKVFPSPHILQLHLSSHFREQEGIRSKPAGDVNVPTCTICSKTFSCMYTLKRHERTHSGEKPYTCTTCGKSFQYSHNLSRHAVVHTREKPHACKWCERRFTQSGDLYRHIRKFHCELVNSLSVKSEPLALPNVRDWAIEDSSQELWK encoded by the exons ATGTATTTTCTCAGGCAGGACAAATCGACTCGGTTAACAG gttatGAGGACGGCAGGATGGAGTTCCCAGACCACAGCAGacatttacttcagtgtctGAGCGAGCAGCGGCACCAGGGCTTCCTGTGCGACTCCACGGTGCTAGTGGGCGATGCCCAGTTCCGGGCCCACCGTGCTGTGTTGGCCTCCTGCAGCATGTACTTTCACCTCTTCTACAAGGACCAGCTGGACAAAAGAGACGTGGTGCACCTCAACAGTGACATCGTCACAGCCCCGGCCTTCTCCCTGCTCCTGGAGTTCATGTATGAGGGCAAGCTGCAGTTCCAGGACCTTCCCGTAGAGGATGTGCTGGCAGCGGCCAGCTACTTACACATGTATGACATTGTCAAGGTGTGTAAGAAACGTTTGAAGCAGAAGGCCACGGCGGAGGCAGACAGCACGCGCAGAGAGGAAGATGGTGGGTCGAGCTGCTCCGATAAGGCTGATAGTTTATCAGATGGTTCTACAGGCCGGCCTGCTACAGCGGACCTGCTACatagtgatgaagaggaggaggcaaaggcagagggagggccgctgtggctgaggctgccGTCTGCAGACAGATCAGGGACACCTGCCATGGCTACAACCAGCCCAGGGCGCGGCGAGGCCGAGATGCAGACTGGGGAAGGTCTGGGGGAAGGAGGGAAGCTGCTCTCCCCGGCTGGCAGCCCCACCAGCTCCACTGGATCCCTCTCACAGAGGTCCCACTGCTCCGTGAGCTCTCGAGGAGGGCACAGGGGCAGGAGGGTGTCAAATGATGCAGCTGACTGCGTCCTGGATCTGTCAGTCAAGCCAATTGCCAGTAGCAACCACAGTAACCACCACCAGTCCTATTTCAGCGGGGCAGCTACACCCGACAGCCTCCAGAGCCCATTGGCTGTGAGGGTAAAGGTGGAGAGGGGTGTGGCTTcagacgaggaagaggagcttGGAGGTGGGGACTATGACATGGAGCACAGCGGCATCACCAAGGCGACTGTTCCCAGCACCAACGGGGGCCTGACCCACCACGGGGTCGGAGGGCCTCTGTCGGCCCAGCGGAGGCTCGGCCTGGAGGCGCACCTGTCTGCTCTGCGAGAGGCCTCTCTGGCCTCAGAGCTGGAGCGGGACGAGAAGCCTTCAGCCACGGGAGATGACGAGGACATACTGGGGGGTGAAAACGAGCGCGCCCAGGCTGAGGCAGCCAGCATGGATAGTTCCTTGCTACCCTACGTCTCCAACATGCTGTCAGCGCCACACACCCAGATCTTCATGTGCCCGCTGTGTAACAAGGTTTTCCCCTCCCCACacatcctccagctccacctcagctcccaCTTCAGGGAGCAGGAGGGCATCCGCTCCAAGCCCGCTGGAGACGTCAACGTGCCCACCTGCACCATCTGCAGCAAGACCTTCTCCTGCATGTACACGCTGAAGCGCCATGAGCGGACACACTCCGGTGAGAAACCCTACACCTGCACCACCTGCGGCAAGAGCTTCCAATACTCACACAACCTCAGCCGCCACGCAGTGGTGCACACGCGTGAGAAGCCGCACGCTTGCAAGTGGTGCGAGCGGCGCTTCACGCAGTCCGGGGACCTCTACCGACACATTCGCAAGTTCCATTGCGAACTGGTCAACTCGCTGTCAGTGAAGAGCGAACCGCTGGCACTGCCTAATGTCAGGGATTGGGCAATTGAGGACAGTTCCCAGGAACTGTGGAAGTAG
- the zbtb18 gene encoding zinc finger and BTB domain-containing protein 18 isoform X3: MEFPDHSRHLLQCLSEQRHQGFLCDSTVLVGDAQFRAHRAVLASCSMYFHLFYKDQLDKRDVVHLNSDIVTAPAFSLLLEFMYEGKLQFQDLPVEDVLAAASYLHMYDIVKVCKKRLKQKATAEADSTRREEDGGSSCSDKADSLSDGSTGRPATADLLHSDEEEEAKAEGGPLWLRLPSADRSGTPAMATTSPGRGEAEMQTGEGLGEGGKLLSPAGSPTSSTGSLSQRSHCSVSSRGGHRGRRVSNDAADCVLDLSVKPIASSNHSNHHQSYFSGAATPDSLQSPLAVRVKVERGVASDEEEELGGGDYDMEHSGITKATVPSTNGGLTHHGVGGPLSAQRRLGLEAHLSALREASLASELERDEKPSATGDDEDILGGENERAQAEAASMDSSLLPYVSNMLSAPHTQIFMCPLCNKVFPSPHILQLHLSSHFREQEGIRSKPAGDVNVPTCTICSKTFSCMYTLKRHERTHSGEKPYTCTTCGKSFQYSHNLSRHAVVHTREKPHACKWCERRFTQSGDLYRHIRKFHCELVNSLSVKSEPLALPNVRDWAIEDSSQELWK; encoded by the coding sequence ATGGAGTTCCCAGACCACAGCAGacatttacttcagtgtctGAGCGAGCAGCGGCACCAGGGCTTCCTGTGCGACTCCACGGTGCTAGTGGGCGATGCCCAGTTCCGGGCCCACCGTGCTGTGTTGGCCTCCTGCAGCATGTACTTTCACCTCTTCTACAAGGACCAGCTGGACAAAAGAGACGTGGTGCACCTCAACAGTGACATCGTCACAGCCCCGGCCTTCTCCCTGCTCCTGGAGTTCATGTATGAGGGCAAGCTGCAGTTCCAGGACCTTCCCGTAGAGGATGTGCTGGCAGCGGCCAGCTACTTACACATGTATGACATTGTCAAGGTGTGTAAGAAACGTTTGAAGCAGAAGGCCACGGCGGAGGCAGACAGCACGCGCAGAGAGGAAGATGGTGGGTCGAGCTGCTCCGATAAGGCTGATAGTTTATCAGATGGTTCTACAGGCCGGCCTGCTACAGCGGACCTGCTACatagtgatgaagaggaggaggcaaaggcagagggagggccgctgtggctgaggctgccGTCTGCAGACAGATCAGGGACACCTGCCATGGCTACAACCAGCCCAGGGCGCGGCGAGGCCGAGATGCAGACTGGGGAAGGTCTGGGGGAAGGAGGGAAGCTGCTCTCCCCGGCTGGCAGCCCCACCAGCTCCACTGGATCCCTCTCACAGAGGTCCCACTGCTCCGTGAGCTCTCGAGGAGGGCACAGGGGCAGGAGGGTGTCAAATGATGCAGCTGACTGCGTCCTGGATCTGTCAGTCAAGCCAATTGCCAGTAGCAACCACAGTAACCACCACCAGTCCTATTTCAGCGGGGCAGCTACACCCGACAGCCTCCAGAGCCCATTGGCTGTGAGGGTAAAGGTGGAGAGGGGTGTGGCTTcagacgaggaagaggagcttGGAGGTGGGGACTATGACATGGAGCACAGCGGCATCACCAAGGCGACTGTTCCCAGCACCAACGGGGGCCTGACCCACCACGGGGTCGGAGGGCCTCTGTCGGCCCAGCGGAGGCTCGGCCTGGAGGCGCACCTGTCTGCTCTGCGAGAGGCCTCTCTGGCCTCAGAGCTGGAGCGGGACGAGAAGCCTTCAGCCACGGGAGATGACGAGGACATACTGGGGGGTGAAAACGAGCGCGCCCAGGCTGAGGCAGCCAGCATGGATAGTTCCTTGCTACCCTACGTCTCCAACATGCTGTCAGCGCCACACACCCAGATCTTCATGTGCCCGCTGTGTAACAAGGTTTTCCCCTCCCCACacatcctccagctccacctcagctcccaCTTCAGGGAGCAGGAGGGCATCCGCTCCAAGCCCGCTGGAGACGTCAACGTGCCCACCTGCACCATCTGCAGCAAGACCTTCTCCTGCATGTACACGCTGAAGCGCCATGAGCGGACACACTCCGGTGAGAAACCCTACACCTGCACCACCTGCGGCAAGAGCTTCCAATACTCACACAACCTCAGCCGCCACGCAGTGGTGCACACGCGTGAGAAGCCGCACGCTTGCAAGTGGTGCGAGCGGCGCTTCACGCAGTCCGGGGACCTCTACCGACACATTCGCAAGTTCCATTGCGAACTGGTCAACTCGCTGTCAGTGAAGAGCGAACCGCTGGCACTGCCTAATGTCAGGGATTGGGCAATTGAGGACAGTTCCCAGGAACTGTGGAAGTAG